From the Juglans microcarpa x Juglans regia isolate MS1-56 chromosome 3D, Jm3101_v1.0, whole genome shotgun sequence genome, the window TGCGAGAAGAGGACCAAGTCTGAGAAGACTATCAGCTTGCCTTGTTCTCCAGCAACACTTTGCATGGATGCTGCTAAAAGTATTGGTGGTAGGAAACTAACCATTTAGATTAAAGTCAGAAGTACCTGATATAGTATAAGTTTATTATCTTACActcattaatttatgaaaattaattgtTCTTATAAAAGACATTATTAAGAGTGATCCAGTTTCTAAAGAAAATTTCTCAATGTGTCTTCAGCAAAAATTAAGCTGCATTTTAACAGAACTCAAACCCTCGATTAAGcaaaaataatctaataactTTGTTCTTAACTCATCCTCATACATATATGGTTCAGTTAGATTCTAGCAACTCGTTTTGCTTGCAGTGTGCCCCCAACGACTCTGAAAAGGATATGAAGGCAACATGCTTTATACGATAccaatgattattttttattggcgaTGAAGAAGAGTATAAGGTTGGTGGTGGACTAATATCTGAGCTACGAGATACTGTTGCAAAAGCGATGGCAGCAAGCAGAGAGTTTGATGATCTTGACCAAATTGAAGAACAGGGAGATGCTGAAAGAGAACGCCAGGAGGGAGAAAGGAGACACCAAGAAGAAATTGAGAAGCTTGAAAAAGGTGGCTCCCACTTATCGCTTCTTAAGATTTTATTTCAGCCTGTCCATTCTGTTCCGTTTTGTTTCACCACACGAGCGTTTGAAAGAATTATTGGGGTTTAGACTAGCTCAGGCAAATGATATCAAGTGCCTCGCTTCTGTATCAAAGTTGCATTATACTCATCTGTATCaaagaggagaggaagagggtTTCAAGGGAGAAGAAGGGTTATGGGGGGAAAAAGGTTAAAGGgggagaaaaggaaagaggGAAAAGAGAGGAGTCTAATACTTATTGTAATCTCTATAAGCTGGCGAGATGTTTATTTTTCACTGGTGGGTGTGAAAATGAAAGTTATACCCGACCGGCCTCAAggtttttcctttatttaattCTTCTTCTCTAGGGGTTGGATAAAGATTACTTAAtacttatttctaatttttttatgagtaattcgTATCTAACTTTTAATATATGCATAGAATGAACCCTACAATAGTCTAATCAAATTTGATATTTCTCAAACGGATTTAAATGTTCATTCAATGTCtaaattaattgtgacttgaccTTTTAGCTTTGAGTAACCAAGCGGCTCCCATCAACCTTATCATCATCCTTTATTTCACACTTTGGGTTTAGGTTTAGAACACTTTTTAGCACCCGTAAGATTAACTGATTAAATGCATGAGAAACATACAACTATCGTGGATGAATAAAAAAGGAGCCAAGAACCTGATCAGAAACGATTGCCCATACAAAACAGAGGATTCTGGCCACCATCTGTCTTCCAATGATAAGTGTGTCAGACGTTCTACATTTTTTTGTCATATCTACATGCATAAATGTGTTGTGTGATATATGTAAACGTCAACAGTAACATTACAACTTGTAGTCTGCTCtttctttaccttttttttttcgtcttttGATGAGGTTTAATTCCTATGCATTTGGTCTTCTTTTTCCAATTTCCTTTAAATGAATTGTCTCATGGCAGTGAAAAGACATTTAAACTTCAATTTACAGTAGAGTGTTTTCCGATCACTCAAGAAAACACAGGCTGTATAGATCAGTTTGCGAGTGATGAAGCAGGAGGTTCATCTACTTGCTGGTTCTCAATGATTATTCTTGCCGGTGGACCAAATAAACTCAACACCACCTGCAGACAGGGGCAATCACATTCATGTCATTCACGTCAAAATATGGAGGTAGCACCATCATCTGCTAGCATAAACTACAATCCACTTGAAACTTGGCAAATAACACACAAAAGCATCTTGCACTTATGACTCCAATTTCGTATTGATTAGCTATTAAGGTTTTAGAAAAATTAGTGAACTTACCGGTAAAAATACAAGCCCATGCAAGAAGCCAATAACGACTAATGCCAGGTACATTTGGAAGTAATAAACCTGCAAAAACCACAGAATAACTTTTACATTATCTGAACTGAGTAGCAAAACTATTTGAAAGTCAAGAGGAAGAAATCACAGACCACAAAAATTTCTGATCTTGAGAAACAAAGGACAAGCACTCCAACTAGCTTGGTAAGTGTAATTCCGCTGCCAAACACAagcaaatagaaaaatataattaacccATTATTGTGGCACCACAAATATAATTACCACTTTGCCATAAGTGCTTCTATGAATCCTGAAAGTGGAGCCCAACTAACTGTCCCAAAAGAATAAGTTGCGGAAATTACAAAGCCAAAATTCATCTTAGGAAGGCTCTGCACCAGATTTCTAGGTATTGGGTAACTTAGAATAGAAATCCTAACAAAAGGTTAGCAAAAGGGTATTCTAATCAAGTCCGATCACACTTGTAAAGTTAATTTCCCCATGTACAAATGGACAAAGATCATCTTTCTAtgtttgattattattattattgttccCGTAGATTAATCGACAAGCCCACACATTAGAAAAGTAGGTACTTCATAGAATTATTGCACCATATATAAGTATCAGTCTGCGATTAATGCCACTGTTGCTACTCCTGCTCAGAGACAGACTCAGCCTTGTGATCAAATCCTTTTTTCTGATCAGTTCCTAGTGTTGATTTCCTAGCAAATTGGAGAGGCTTGTGTGGTAACTCGCAAATCATACCAATATTGTTTTTATGAGTCCAAATCAtagcaatatggaagatggttcccCATTTGCTTTGAAGATAGCAAGCGGTCAATggagtttagattttttttttttttttcacattttattcCATTGGTTGATTGTATCAAACTTCAATGGTCTGAATAtccatgaattccttgtatcccTAGTCCATCATCCCTAGGTGTTACTCTTGTGTATGTCCTGTGTCAATGGACAGCTTTGCTgtccatatttgtttccttatttatttCCTTGATTTACTCTTCCATACAATTAGTATAATATTTGACAGATTGTATAGGGATAGAATtagcatatatttatttctttccatgtatagaacTCTTGTACAGTTTATATAACAAACCGAGATCACAAGGCCAATGGATTCGGCCATTCAAACAGAATTCTAACCTATTTTGACACTGTACCTAAACTATGCCTaattctcatcaataaaattcttatttactgacaAACAAAGTTCCTAGTGATCCAATTCAATCTACCGTGCTACTTATGCCTCCATGCGTCAACAGGAAAAAGAGAAGTATATACTCAACCTGAAGACAGAAGCGCCCATGGTACTCAATGCCTCCTTTGCACGTTGGCTTCTATGCCCAGGGCTTAACTGTTATGAGCATCATAGAATTGTAATAAATtagcaaattataaaaataaaaaaataaaaacaaagcaaaaattTGTTAATAGTCAGCAGGAGCAATGGCATATGGAGGGCTTCCTGGGGACATCACAGTTGGGTTGGTTGTTCACGTTTCACaaagcatttgtttttttattggcaccaggtgtccagaaacaacgtcccgactaatcccaagggtgcacaagccctcggcaaggagtttcctgtaagtgcacctcaggtaattcaagaggaaaatcccccagtccgatggcccctagagattgtttgcacccaaggggatttgaaccttaagACATGGGGGGGAGCCATACCCTCAAGCCCAAGGTCTTGACCACTATGCATAGATTCTCACACAACTATGAGCCGTGCATCCACACCAATCGTAAATAAGAGACTTAAAACTTTCAGAGGGATTAGGGTGAGCACTGACCAAGAAGGCATGTACTATATGCACACAGAACTCGACAGCAATCCCTATCGACATTATAAGATTTACAACAGAGACTGCATTTAGTTGGATGTCTAAAATTGCCATTACACCCTGCAGAATTCAATTAAGCCAAAAAGTTATATaggaaataaaaagacaaaaacaagTATGAAGTCAttagcagaatttttttttttttttttttttgataagcaagTCATTAGCAGAAATTTACCAAGAGATCAACAACAATCATTGCCAAAACAAGTAAAATGATTGCTGAACTCCATAAACTGCATTCAAAGATCAATGAAAAACAGAAAGAATTCTGTAAGTCGGAAAGGAAGAAATTAGTGACTTCAACAGTCTGAAATTTAACAAAGCTAGTAGTGACAAGCTGGGCTCCAATAAATCAACACCTGGCTGTGATTACAGAACAAACAATAAATATCGCACCTGTTCCATCATCAAATGAGAAATTCAATAAGTGCTTTGATAGAGAGAAATTCAATTAACAAAATGAAACACACCACACACACATGTAGTTTTAGATTCACATGAAACCCACTAATACAAGCTACAAGTaatgattttatgttatgaaTAAGTGAATATAATAAGAAACCtagtaagaaaaaaatcaatgatgTAGCTAACGGCACAAGTATAATACCGACATATCAACGGCGAAAACTGCCATGAAACAGAAACACTAGTGATTCATGAACTGAGGTTTAGAACTTATAcaagtatacaaaaaaaaataaggtgaAAGCTGTCTTCCATGGCAGTAACATGGCTACAAACATATGGTCTTTAATTTCATCAAGTTATCTTCATAATCAAGTGCACAGTGACAGATTAGACTATCGTCACAGCATTTAATTACATCACTAGCGAATTAGAGCCTTTAATTAGAGCACAGAGCAAGGAATAGAAGTAAAACTCTTGTGACTGTTTCAATAATCTAATCAGGGAAAGCAAAGTCTAACAATGAAAAATGTGCAAATATCCACAACAAACACATAGAAACACGTGTCTGCATGTGTGTTATTCACACATGCATAAACTTTGATACACGTGCCAATACACTTTACGCATTGGTTAATATGATGCTCCAGAATACCAACCAAGTGCTATTGCAATGTTTATCAAAGCTATCTTCCATATATCCAGATATTGCTCAAAGAAGATATAAAACACCGAGTATGGGAAGATATCCATCTGCATCATGAGAAATAATGTCAGCAACGAGGTTAAATGTTAGCACATGATATGGATCCACAACAGAGAAGGAATGTTGCAGTGACCATCTCCAGatcaaattaaagagaaaactAGCTAAACAACAACACAGCAACAAGGAAGAAGCTTCAAAGCAAAAACCGTCTCAACACTTCCTTCAGAGTAAGCCATTTACTTACATTTGAGAGGATAAAAGTACTTGTATAACCCACTTGATTAATGTAATTCGACAATGTCTTTTACATGGTGAGGTACTCGAAGTTGAAGCTGCTACTTAGGCCCCTCAAGATGTTCCGAATGGAGCCCTGGTCTAAACTCAATTGAGATGATTGATTGAACTTAGTCATCTACTTAACAGGACATAGGATACTAAGCTCTGTTTGTCAAAGTAAAACACTTTCctaacaaaattattttcatggaaaacgattattttttgttgtttgattATGACCCTGAAAGTAGGTTTTTGgcatttaaaaaatctttataattaaacaaaGGAAAAGCCACAAAAAGGCAGAAGATAGTGGTGATCTTATGGAGGAAGGAGAATGGTAGTGGTGGGAGGAGGGAAGGGAATGGAGGTGGTGTGGGGAGGGGGCATTTCAGTGTATGGGCAGGGAGGTCGTGGAAAAAGCGGTACAGGGGTGTGGGGGAGGGAGGTGACACTGTCTTTTGAAGCCTTGGGGCTACAATGATCGGTCCCTCTCGTCATAATAACCATGTCTGACTGCTTTTGGCCGAGAGAACTGATGCAAAGGGCACTGATGATTGTGACTATTCATCTCACCATCCGGTGATATTtccaacacaataaaaaattcaccTTTCTTATACTGGTATCTCTGTGTCTCGCTCCCCAATTCACAAGTTCCCTAATTAGAAAGTTTAAGCAAGGTTaaattttccagttttttatACCACTcttcaatatgcttggtgcgtAGCATTACCCCAAGAGAGAAGTGAAGAACCACTTCCATTGACATTTGAGCCAGCCAACATGACAGAAACTAAAAACGGATGCCAATCTATGAGAAGTTTCCCCAAAAGTAGAAAAAGGTTTGGTCCATTATTCTACCGTGTAAATGAATAACTTGGCATGGTTGACCAAATAGGCAATTAcgtacttaaataaaatacttgaaaaataaaaagatattggcaggtaaataaaaaaaggttccCATTGGATGGCAAAGCATGCAGCGtgcacacatatatattcaGGACACATGAAAAAGATTCATAGCAAATTCCAGTCAGAACCAAGAATATATATTTGGCTGAACATTTTGTTGTATTGTGCCTAAAGGAGTAAGGAGCAGAAGGTGGTACAGATGACAGGGTGGGAAGAGGGTGAGGGAGGGAAGGTGGTGATGACATTGAgaggagggggagagggagCTGGTGATGGCAACATGGGGGAGAGGAAAGGGTAGTAGTAGTGCCAGGCGTTGGGAGAGGTTAGGGAGGTGGTGCGGCAACATAGACGAGCTTGGTCCGGAAAAATGGGTTACACTTCAGAAAAGCGTAAGCCGTGTTTTGTCAAgttaattctccaagtataaaGACTAAACATGGAAAATATAGAGAACATTTTGTGAGAGATATATCATAAGAAAACAAACAGAGACTTAATAATCACCCAGCCTAAAGGCATGCTATCTATCTGCATGGGAACTGAGTGTCATTGGTGGCTGGACAAAAGTAACCAAATAACATGTTGCATAGATAGACCTCCAGGAATAGTTTTACTacagtttataaaataaagcaAGAAATCGAAATCATTTTAGCTATCAGCATCAATATATTGCTAGTCTATGATAGCAAAATGTAAGCGGTGTATAAGCTTACAGTCAAAATACTCAC encodes:
- the LOC121256011 gene encoding NPC intracellular cholesterol transporter 1-like, which encodes MILLLSLESRHTNLLCSISQCDSNSLLNEISKASLAPESTYIAKPAASWLDDFLVWLSPEAFGCCRKFVNGSYCPPDDQPPCCAPDEGTCGFGGACQDCTTCFRHLDLVNDRPSTAQFKEKLPWFLNALPSADCAKGGHGAYTNSVDLNGYERGVIQAAEFRTYHTPLNKQGDYVNSMRAAREFSSRISSSLKMDIFPYSVFYIFFEQYLDIWKIALINIAIALGAIFIVCSVITASLWSSAIILLVLAMIVVDLLGVMAILDIQLNAVSVVNLIMSIGIAVEFCVHIVHAFLLSPGHRSQRAKEALSTMGASVFSGITLTKLVGVLVLCFSRSEIFVVYYFQMYLALVVIGFLHGLVFLPVVLSLFGPPARIIIENQQVDEPPASSLAN